The segment GTCCACGAAGACCGCCGCGTCGAACTCCTCCAGCTTGAGGCGCTCGCTGAAGCGGGTGAGGTGCAGGTCGAGCAGGTTGACCAGCGCCAGGTTCTCCGGGTGGCTGATCTGGCCGTCGTACACCACCTCCACCTCGATCCCGAACCCGCGGGCGATCTCCTGGTAGGCCATCCCCGAGGAGATGGCGTCCGGGTCCGGGAAGTCCTGGATCGCCACCAGGTGCCGCTCCCCCTTCCGGGCCGAGAGCAGGTCGGCCAGCGCGGCCGCGCGGAGCGCGCTCTCGTCCCCGGACGGGGGCGCGGGCACGGCCGGCCTCGTCCATTCCGCCATGGATTGCGTCTGCTGCGGCATCTTCCCTTCGGTTGCGGGGGGCGCTCGGTTCCCGTGGCCGGGAGACGCGAGGCGCGTGCCGCCGCCGGGGGGCGGGTCAGGAACCGCCCTTGCCGTTCCCGTGCGGGCGGTGGAAGTAGAACCCCTGCGTCAGGTGCACCCCCAGCGCCTTCACCGTCTCATACTCCTCCTCGCGCTCCACCCCCTCGGCGATCACCTTGATGTCGTGGTCGTTGGCGAACCGGACCATCGTGTCCACCAGGTTCTGCTTCATGAAGTTGCTGTCGATGCTGGAAATCAGCGAGATGTCGAGCTTGATGAAGTCCGGCGAGAGGTTGGCGATGCTCCCCAGCCCCGCGTACCCCGAGCCGGCGTCGTCCACGGCGAAGCGGAAGCCGCGGTCGCGGAACTCCTTCAGGTATCCCTGGAAGGTGGGGTAGTCGGTGATGGCGGTGCGCTCCGTGATCTCCAGCACGATCCGCTCCGGCTCATCCACCCCCAGCTCGTCCAGGTCCAGGTAGCGGAACTTGGGGTCGCGGAAGTCGTGCGGGTCGATGTTGATGAACAGGAGCTCGTCGGGCTTGAGGTGGCTGTCGATCCCCTCGATGGCCCGCTTGCGGCAGAGGCGCGACAGCTCCCAGATCAGGTTGGCCTCCTCCGCGACGCCGAAGAGCACCTCCGGCGAGCGCAGCCCCCGCAGCACGCCGCGGGCGAGCGCCTCGTACCCGTACACCGCCTGCGTCTCCGTCACCACGATGGGGTGGTAGTCGATGTAGACCGCCCCCTCGCGCAGGGTGTTCTTGAGGTCGGCCACCTTGCGGCTCCGCTCGCGGTGCTCCACGCTGCGGGCCGCCTGCGCCGCCTCCCGGATCCCCCGGTAGATCATCCGCTCGGTGCGGAGCTTGGGGTTGCGGAAGAGGGTGGTGGAGCCCACGTAGATCCCGAAGAGCCCGGCCACGTCCTCCCCGTGCTCCTTCTCCAGCCGCTCCCCGATGTAGCGCTCCAGCTCCTCGGCCAGCTCGTTGATGCGCCGGTCCGCCTCCTCCACCGGCTCCTGCAGGTCGGTGAAGAAGATGAAGTCGTCGTCCCCCGTGTGGGAGACCATCAGGTGGCTCTCGGAGCCGCCCCGCTGCCGCGCGTAGAACTCCCGCACGGAGCGCGCGGTGGTCTGCAGCACCTCGTCCAGCTTCTGCCAGCCGTAGATCTCCTCCAGCTTGGAGTAGCGGACGAACTCGATGTAGAGGATGGTGAGCCGGCCGCTCCGCTCCAGGATGTCCCGCCCCCGCTCCAGCATGACGGGGAGGGTGGGAAAGCCGGTGAAGCGGTCGTAGAGCAGCTCCTCGTAGCGCAGGTGCTCGGCGGCGTGCGAGGTGGCCTCCGGGCGCCCGGCCGTGCGGATGCGCGCGCGCGCGGACTCGATCCGGGCGGCGATCTCGGCGGCGTCGCTGGTGGTGAGCACCCACTCGTCCGCCCGCGCGCCGAAGGCGCAGGCGACCGCCCCTTCCGTGGGGCACGCCACCACCAGCGCGATCCCGCGCGACTCGGTCTCCTCCCGCAGCACCAGGATCTCGTCGCGGGCCGAAGCCTCGGCGAAGACCACGTCCGGGTGCGAGCGGAGCGCCTCCAGGAGCGGGTCGCCCGGGCCCCCGCCCGTGGCGCTCACCGTCGTCAGGTCCGCCTCCAGCCGCGTCGCCGCGGCGGTGAGCTGCTCCTGCAGCGCCGCGTCGCGCACCCGTGCCAGAACTCTCACGCGTCGGTCCCCCGCGCCGCCAGGTTGCGCTGCACCTTGTCCTCCAGCTCCTTGAGGTCCACCGGCTTGACCACGTAGTCGTCGGCCCCGGAGCGGAGCCCCTCGAACTTGTCCTCGAACCCCGCCTTGGCGGTCACCATCACCACGCGGGTACGCCCGAAGTCGGGGTGGTTCTTGATGGTGCGGCACACCTGCCACCCATCCATCCCCGGCATCATCACGTCCAGGAGGACCAGCGCCGGCTTGACCTGCTCCAGCTTGGCGAGGGCGGTGCGGCCGTCCTGCGCCTCTGCCACCACGTACCCGCGGGACTCCAGGAACGCCCGCAGGATCTCGACGTTGTCGCGGTTGTCGTCGACCACAAGGATCGTGTTGTCGTTCACGGTGCGGCCAGGGTTCGGAATGAGGCGGAGGGACGCCGGGCGCGCCGGTCGGCCCGGAAGACGCGAGACCGGGCAAAAAGCAGGCCACGGTGCCCCAAGACATTGCCGTACTTCGGTTTATGCGCCCGGTGGTCCGGACGGGGAGGTTTTCACGACGGTGCGGGAAAGGTGCGGTCCGGGCGCGACTCGCCGGTTGTGCCGCACCCGCGCGGCACGTTACATTGCCGGCCGGCCGAACTTTCCGGAAAAACCGGGCCGCCGCGCGGCCCGCCGGCCGACCCGTACACTCCGGCTCTTTCGGCGGCGGCACGCCGTTTTGACGGGGCTTCTCCGGCTACCCCACCGGTCGAACGTCCGCTCAACGGAGGGAGCAATCATGAACTTTCGCCGCAGGGAGGACCGTGCGCCGAGCCTGGTGCTCGCCAGCCCCGCCGCCCCGGAGGGAGAGTCCTTCCAGCCGGCCGGCGGATACCGGCTGGCGCTCCTGGCCCGCAGCGCGGAAGCCGACGGCGCGATGCGCCCGGTGCGCGAAGCGGAGGCGGCGCTCTCCGCGGACGAGGCGGTTCTCCTCCTGGACCTGGGCGCGCGGGACGCGGTGCTGGTGGCGGGGGCGGCGGTGCGGCCCATCCCCAGGGGGTGCGGCGGCGAGGACCTGCTGGAGCGCGCGGCGGTCGGTGCGGCCGCCTGGCGGCAGGAGCGCCTGCGCGCCTGGCGGCGCGAGCAGCTCCCGGAGAAGCTGATCGCCTTCTCGGAGCAGCTCAACGCGGCGGAGACGCTGGAGGAGGTCTGCCGGGCGGCGGGCGAGCACGTGCTCCGCATCGTGGACGGGTACCTGGCGGTGCTCTTCCTCCGCGAGCCGGGTGCGGCCGCGTTCCGCCCGGTGGAGGACTGCCTCTCCGGGTCGGAGTCGCGCCGCGTCGTCCTCCCGCGCCA is part of the Longimicrobiaceae bacterium genome and harbors:
- a CDS encoding response regulator; the protein is MNDNTILVVDDNRDNVEILRAFLESRGYVVAEAQDGRTALAKLEQVKPALVLLDVMMPGMDGWQVCRTIKNHPDFGRTRVVMVTAKAGFEDKFEGLRSGADDYVVKPVDLKELEDKVQRNLAARGTDA
- a CDS encoding EAL domain-containing protein, with the protein product MRVLARVRDAALQEQLTAAATRLEADLTTVSATGGGPGDPLLEALRSHPDVVFAEASARDEILVLREETESRGIALVVACPTEGAVACAFGARADEWVLTTSDAAEIAARIESARARIRTAGRPEATSHAAEHLRYEELLYDRFTGFPTLPVMLERGRDILERSGRLTILYIEFVRYSKLEEIYGWQKLDEVLQTTARSVREFYARQRGGSESHLMVSHTGDDDFIFFTDLQEPVEEADRRINELAEELERYIGERLEKEHGEDVAGLFGIYVGSTTLFRNPKLRTERMIYRGIREAAQAARSVEHRERSRKVADLKNTLREGAVYIDYHPIVVTETQAVYGYEALARGVLRGLRSPEVLFGVAEEANLIWELSRLCRKRAIEGIDSHLKPDELLFINIDPHDFRDPKFRYLDLDELGVDEPERIVLEITERTAITDYPTFQGYLKEFRDRGFRFAVDDAGSGYAGLGSIANLSPDFIKLDISLISSIDSNFMKQNLVDTMVRFANDHDIKVIAEGVEREEEYETVKALGVHLTQGFYFHRPHGNGKGGS